A stretch of Abyssogena phaseoliformis symbiont OG214 DNA encodes these proteins:
- a CDS encoding N-6 DNA methylase, translating into MKAELENKFWIIIYWTALLAYLPIYFLALLFPATILVFKKNRQNTDVLFIDASKEFTKNKNQNILEPLHIDKILTTYKNRKELEKYSHLATLKEI; encoded by the coding sequence GTGAAGGCAGAATTAGAAAACAAATTTTGGATAATAATTTATTGGACTGCGTTATTGGCTTACCTGCCAATCTATTTTTTGGCACTTCTATTCCCTGCAACCATTTTAGTTTTTAAGAAAAACAGACAAAACACCGATGTCTTATTTATCGATGCAAGCAAAGAATTTACTAAGAATAAAAATCAAAATATACTCGAACCCTTACATATTGATAAAATCTTAACCACCTATAAAAACCGCAAAGAATTAGAAAAATACAGCCATTTAGCCACACTTAAAGAAATCTAA
- a CDS encoding HsdM family class I SAM-dependent methyltransferase has translation MGRDDLENDLYKRFDYGLPPKSKGDYVFVLHMLSSLNAEGTMGVILPHGVLFRGASEGRIRKQILDNNLLDCVIGLPANLFFGTSIPCNHFSF, from the coding sequence ATGGGGCGTGATGATTTAGAGAATGATTTATATAAGCGTTTTGATTACGGTTTACCTCCTAAATCAAAAGGCGATTATGTGTTTGTTTTGCATATGCTGTCTAGTCTAAATGCAGAAGGCACAATGGGCGTAATACTACCACATGGTGTGTTATTTCGTGGGGCAAGTGAAGGCAGAATTAGAAAACAAATTTTGGATAATAATTTATTGGACTGCGTTATTGGCTTACCTGCCAATCTATTTTTTGGCACTTCTATTCCCTGCAACCATTTTAGTTTTTAA